The Streptomyces europaeiscabiei genome window below encodes:
- a CDS encoding NtaA/DmoA family FMN-dependent monooxygenase (This protein belongs to a clade of FMN-dependent monooxygenases, within a broader family of flavin-dependent oxidoreductases, the luciferase-like monooxygenase (LMM) family, some of whose members use coenzyme F420 rather than FMN.) — MSKPLKQIHLAAHFPGVNNTTVWSAPEAGSHIEFSSFTHFARTAERAKFDFLFLAEGLRLREQGGSIYDLDVVGRPDTFTVLAALAAVTDRLGLTGTINSTFNEPYEVARQFASLDHLSGGRAAWNVVTSWDAFTGENFRRGGFLPQEERYSRAKEFLATANELFDSWDGDEIVADRETGVFLRDAKAGAFVHSGQHFDIEGRFNVPRSPQGRPVVFQAGDSDEGREFAAAGADAIFSRYASPDAGRAFYTDVKNRLATYGRREDQLLILPAASFILGDTDEEAEELAHDVRRQQVSGATALKHLEFVWNRDLSSFDPDGPLPDIDPDISDTHISKGRAQVRMYRDPLATAREWRERAAAHNWSIRDLVIETGNRQNFIGSPETVARTINDYVQSDAADGFILVPHITPTGLDPFADKVVPLLQERGVFRADYEGTTLRDHLGLEALS, encoded by the coding sequence ATGAGCAAGCCCCTGAAGCAGATCCACCTGGCCGCCCACTTCCCCGGCGTCAACAACACCACCGTATGGAGCGCCCCGGAGGCCGGTAGCCACATCGAGTTCAGCTCCTTCACGCACTTCGCGCGGACGGCCGAGCGCGCCAAGTTCGACTTCCTGTTCCTCGCGGAGGGCCTGCGGCTGCGCGAACAGGGCGGCAGCATCTACGACCTGGATGTCGTCGGCCGCCCCGACACCTTCACCGTCCTCGCCGCGCTGGCCGCCGTCACCGACCGTCTCGGACTCACCGGAACCATCAACTCCACCTTCAACGAGCCGTACGAGGTGGCCCGACAGTTCGCGAGCCTCGACCACCTCTCCGGCGGGCGTGCCGCGTGGAACGTCGTCACCTCCTGGGACGCCTTCACCGGCGAGAACTTCCGCCGGGGCGGCTTTCTGCCGCAGGAGGAGCGCTACTCCCGCGCCAAGGAGTTCCTGGCCACGGCGAACGAACTCTTCGACTCCTGGGACGGGGACGAGATCGTCGCCGACCGGGAGACGGGCGTCTTCCTGCGGGACGCCAAGGCGGGAGCCTTCGTCCACAGCGGACAGCACTTCGACATCGAGGGCCGGTTCAACGTCCCGCGCTCACCGCAGGGCCGCCCGGTCGTCTTCCAGGCGGGCGACTCCGACGAGGGCCGTGAGTTCGCCGCCGCCGGTGCCGACGCCATCTTCAGCCGGTACGCGAGCCCGGACGCGGGTCGGGCCTTCTACACCGACGTCAAGAACCGTCTCGCCACGTACGGCCGCCGCGAGGACCAGCTGCTCATCCTGCCCGCGGCCAGTTTCATTCTCGGCGATACCGACGAGGAGGCGGAGGAGCTCGCCCACGACGTCCGCCGACAGCAGGTCAGCGGCGCCACCGCACTCAAGCATCTGGAGTTCGTCTGGAACCGGGACCTGTCCTCCTTCGACCCCGACGGACCGCTCCCCGACATCGACCCGGACATCAGCGACACCCACATCTCCAAGGGCCGCGCCCAGGTCCGTATGTACCGCGACCCGCTGGCCACCGCCCGCGAATGGCGGGAGCGTGCCGCCGCCCACAACTGGTCCATCCGCGACCTGGTCATCGAGACCGGCAACCGGCAGAACTTCATCGGCTCGCCGGAGACGGTCGCCCGCACGATCAACGACTACGTCCAGTCGGATGCCGCCGACGGCTTCATCCTCGTCCCCCACATCACCCCCACCGGCCTCGACCCCTTCGCCGACAAGGTCGTACCGCTGCTCCAGGAACGGGGTGTCTTCCGCGCGGACTACGAGGGCACGACCCTCCGCGACCACCTGGGACTGGAAGCACTGTCCTAG
- a CDS encoding amidohydrolase family protein: MTKRMLLRSGHVVSMDPAIGDLPEGDVLIEDGTITAVEREIEADVDAEVLDMTGRIVIPGFVDTHRHTWEASIRGCAPDATLDDYFVDVLDTFAPVYTPEDVYAGNLAGTLECLNAGITTLVDWSHINNTPEHPDAAVRALTETGIRAQYAYGSANTSLADYWFDSKIAVPGDDVRRVRDRYFASDDGLLTMALATRGPGFCADDVVTREWGLARELGIPITVHVAMGRLAGRFGMVRQLHELGLLGPDTTYVHCCHLSEDEWRMVADSGGTVSIAAQVETQMGHGWPPVMQAIEHGLRPSLSIDVVTTVPGDMFTQIRAAFAAERARVNADCWQANLPVPKTMLTARRMLEIATLNGAHVAGVEDRTGSLTPGKRADIVALDATALNMAPVHDAAAAVTLGADVSNVETVIVDGVVRKRDGRLLADVGRARRLVEESRDRLLAAVAARKPEA, translated from the coding sequence ATGACCAAACGGATGCTCCTGCGCTCGGGCCATGTCGTCTCGATGGATCCGGCCATCGGTGACCTGCCCGAGGGCGACGTCCTCATCGAGGACGGCACGATCACGGCGGTCGAACGCGAGATCGAAGCGGACGTGGACGCCGAGGTGCTCGACATGACCGGCCGCATCGTCATCCCCGGCTTCGTCGACACCCACCGCCACACCTGGGAGGCGTCGATCCGCGGCTGCGCCCCCGACGCCACCCTCGACGACTACTTCGTGGACGTCCTCGACACCTTCGCACCCGTCTACACCCCCGAGGACGTGTACGCCGGCAACCTGGCCGGCACCCTGGAGTGCCTCAACGCGGGCATCACCACCCTCGTCGACTGGTCACACATCAACAACACACCCGAGCACCCGGACGCCGCGGTCCGGGCGCTGACGGAGACCGGCATCCGCGCCCAGTACGCGTACGGCAGCGCCAACACCTCACTCGCCGACTACTGGTTCGACAGCAAGATCGCGGTACCCGGTGACGACGTACGCCGAGTCCGTGACCGGTACTTCGCCTCCGACGACGGCCTGCTCACCATGGCGCTGGCCACGCGCGGCCCCGGCTTCTGCGCCGACGACGTCGTCACCCGGGAATGGGGCCTCGCCCGCGAACTGGGCATCCCGATCACCGTGCACGTCGCCATGGGCCGCCTGGCCGGACGCTTCGGCATGGTCAGGCAGTTGCACGAGCTGGGCCTGCTCGGCCCCGACACGACGTACGTCCACTGCTGCCACCTCAGCGAGGACGAGTGGCGGATGGTGGCCGACAGCGGCGGCACCGTGTCCATCGCCGCCCAGGTGGAGACCCAGATGGGCCACGGCTGGCCGCCCGTGATGCAGGCGATCGAACACGGGCTGCGGCCGTCCCTGAGCATCGACGTCGTCACCACCGTGCCCGGCGACATGTTCACCCAGATCCGGGCCGCCTTCGCCGCCGAACGGGCACGGGTCAACGCCGACTGCTGGCAGGCCAACCTGCCCGTGCCGAAGACGATGCTGACGGCACGTCGGATGCTGGAGATCGCCACGCTCAACGGGGCTCACGTGGCCGGCGTGGAGGACCGTACCGGCTCCCTCACCCCCGGCAAGCGGGCCGACATCGTCGCACTCGACGCGACCGCCCTCAACATGGCGCCCGTGCACGACGCGGCGGCCGCCGTGACCCTCGGCGCGGACGTCTCCAACGTGGAGACGGTCATCGTGGACGGCGTGGTCCGCAAGCGCGACGGCAGGCTGCTCGCGGACGTCGGCCGGGCCCGCCGCCTGGTCGAGGAGTCACGTGACCGGCTGCTGGCGGCCGTGGCGGCGAGGAAGCCGGAAGCATGA
- a CDS encoding Dps family protein produces the protein MTMVRSTLPEPARRIAGEALQESLVDLLGLSLIGKQAHWNIVGPRFRSIHLQLDEVVSTARSFADQVAERAAALGVAPDGRPETVAARFALQGPKDGWLRDTEVVRLLVAALETAIGRLRERIDATEEADKVTQDLLISITYELEKQRWMFEAENWPRED, from the coding sequence ATGACGATGGTGAGGAGCACCCTTCCCGAGCCCGCCCGCCGGATCGCGGGCGAGGCGCTGCAGGAGAGCCTGGTGGATCTGCTGGGACTCTCGCTGATCGGGAAGCAGGCCCACTGGAACATCGTGGGACCGAGGTTCCGTTCGATCCACCTCCAGCTCGACGAGGTGGTGTCCACGGCACGGTCGTTCGCCGATCAGGTCGCCGAACGCGCGGCGGCTCTCGGGGTCGCCCCGGACGGACGGCCCGAGACCGTGGCGGCACGGTTCGCCCTGCAGGGGCCGAAGGACGGCTGGCTGCGGGACACCGAGGTCGTACGGCTGCTGGTGGCGGCGCTGGAGACGGCGATCGGACGGTTGCGCGAGCGTATCGACGCCACGGAGGAGGCCGACAAGGTCACGCAGGACCTGCTGATCTCCATCACCTACGAGTTGGAGAAGCAGCGCTGGATGTTCGAGGCCGAGAACTGGCCGCGCGAGGACTGA
- a CDS encoding WhiB family transcriptional regulator — MEWLRRAACVGEDPELFFPVGTTGPAIDDVATAKRVCARCPVRRECLNWALGNGQTAGVWGGMGEEERTELLRRAGSADAARHEAFAGTMR, encoded by the coding sequence ATGGAGTGGTTGCGGAGAGCGGCCTGCGTGGGAGAGGACCCCGAACTGTTCTTCCCCGTGGGCACTACAGGGCCGGCGATCGACGACGTCGCCACCGCCAAGCGTGTCTGCGCCCGCTGCCCGGTGCGCCGCGAGTGCCTCAACTGGGCGCTCGGCAACGGGCAGACGGCCGGCGTGTGGGGCGGCATGGGCGAGGAGGAGCGCACCGAACTGCTCCGCAGGGCCGGGAGCGCCGACGCCGCCCGGCACGAAGCGTTCGCCGGCACGATGCGATGA
- a CDS encoding alpha/beta hydrolase, which produces MADSREHSFAGTRGGVTAREWPCEGARYVVLLVHGYGEHIGRYEHVADALVRHGAAVFGPDHMGHGRSAGERVLIEDFEAVVTDVHTVEVLARAAYPGLPVVLIGHSMGGLIAARYAQQYGAGLAAVVLSGPLIGIWEPLRALLAPPEVPDVPLDPKILSRDMAVGAAYANDPLVWHGPFKRPTLEAIDRSLETISKSGSIGSLPLLWLHGDDDRIVPLPGSRTGIEELRGAEWSERVYPGARHEVFNETNRGEVLADVKEFVDGVLGR; this is translated from the coding sequence ATGGCCGACTCGCGCGAGCACAGCTTCGCCGGTACGCGGGGCGGTGTCACCGCACGGGAATGGCCGTGCGAGGGGGCGCGTTACGTCGTGCTCCTGGTGCACGGCTACGGGGAGCACATCGGCCGGTACGAACATGTGGCCGACGCCCTGGTACGGCACGGTGCGGCGGTGTTCGGGCCCGATCACATGGGGCACGGCAGGTCGGCGGGCGAGCGGGTGCTGATCGAGGACTTCGAGGCCGTGGTCACCGATGTGCACACCGTGGAGGTGCTGGCCAGGGCCGCGTATCCGGGTCTGCCGGTGGTGCTGATCGGCCATTCCATGGGCGGTCTGATCGCCGCGCGGTACGCCCAGCAGTACGGCGCGGGGCTCGCCGCGGTCGTGCTGTCCGGGCCTCTGATCGGCATCTGGGAGCCGCTGAGGGCACTGCTCGCGCCGCCGGAGGTGCCCGACGTGCCGCTCGATCCGAAGATACTCTCGCGGGACATGGCGGTCGGTGCCGCGTACGCGAACGATCCGCTGGTGTGGCACGGCCCGTTCAAGCGGCCGACGCTGGAGGCCATCGACCGCTCCCTGGAGACGATCTCGAAGAGCGGGTCCATCGGTTCGCTTCCGCTGCTGTGGCTGCACGGCGACGACGACCGGATCGTGCCGCTGCCCGGCAGCCGTACGGGGATCGAGGAGCTCCGCGGCGCCGAGTGGAGCGAGCGCGTCTATCCCGGCGCCCGGCACGAGGTGTTCAACGAGACGAACAGGGGCGAAGTGCTCGCGGACGTCAAGGAGTTCGTGGACGGCGTGCTGGGGCGCTGA
- a CDS encoding sulfite exporter TauE/SafE family protein, whose translation MNTMTLWHLSVAEFAVLAFAAVLVGFSKTAVSGANTVSLAIFAAVLPARASTGVLLPILIVGDVLAVLTYRRHAHWPTLWKLFPAVGAGVVLGTLFLIWADDQIVRTSIGAILLLMTAVTIWRRRTVDKDDEPDAITTRAGRVKARSYGVLGGFTTMVANAGGPVMSMYLLSAGFRKLGFLGTSAFFFLIVNVSKVPFSVGLGLIDGHSLLLDAALALFVVPGAFLGKWAVNRINQKLFEQLVIAATIVGGLQLLLR comes from the coding sequence ATGAACACCATGACTCTCTGGCACCTGTCCGTGGCCGAGTTCGCGGTCCTCGCCTTCGCCGCAGTACTCGTCGGCTTCTCGAAGACAGCCGTGAGCGGTGCCAACACGGTCAGCCTCGCGATCTTCGCGGCGGTCCTGCCCGCCCGCGCCTCGACCGGCGTCCTCCTGCCGATCCTCATCGTCGGGGACGTCCTCGCCGTACTCACCTACCGCAGGCACGCCCACTGGCCCACCCTGTGGAAACTCTTCCCGGCCGTCGGTGCCGGCGTGGTCCTCGGCACGCTGTTCCTGATCTGGGCCGACGACCAGATCGTCCGGACCTCCATCGGCGCGATCCTGCTGCTGATGACGGCCGTCACGATCTGGCGCCGCCGCACGGTCGACAAGGACGACGAACCCGACGCGATCACCACCCGCGCCGGCCGTGTGAAGGCCCGCTCGTACGGCGTCCTCGGCGGCTTCACCACCATGGTCGCCAACGCAGGCGGCCCCGTGATGTCCATGTACCTGCTCTCGGCGGGCTTCCGGAAGCTCGGCTTCCTGGGCACCTCGGCCTTCTTCTTCCTCATCGTCAACGTCTCCAAGGTCCCCTTCAGTGTGGGTCTCGGCCTCATCGACGGGCACTCCCTGCTGCTGGACGCCGCACTCGCCCTGTTCGTCGTGCCGGGCGCCTTCCTCGGCAAGTGGGCGGTCAACCGCATCAACCAGAAGCTGTTCGAACAGTTGGTGATCGCGGCGACGATCGTGGGCGGCCTGCAACTACTTCTCCGATGA
- a CDS encoding DUF309 domain-containing protein, with product MSGTADDGTTWGRDRDEEGRARSARPRDGLGRPLPYGAPGVQRQPEGVVRAPEETVVEAQALLDAGKPFHAHEVFEDAWKSGPDEERPLWRGLAQLAVGLTHSARGNVKGGALLLRRGAGAVEEWGAGSRRRQPYGVDLAGVGAWARRLADVVEREGRAVDAEACAPRLRGDQAGHATARSGQR from the coding sequence ATGAGCGGGACAGCGGATGACGGGACGACGTGGGGGCGGGACCGGGACGAGGAGGGGCGGGCGCGGAGCGCGCGGCCCCGGGACGGGCTGGGCCGCCCCCTGCCGTACGGGGCGCCGGGTGTGCAACGGCAGCCCGAGGGGGTGGTGCGGGCCCCCGAGGAGACGGTCGTCGAGGCGCAGGCGCTGCTGGACGCGGGAAAGCCGTTCCATGCGCACGAGGTCTTCGAGGACGCCTGGAAGTCGGGGCCGGACGAGGAGCGCCCGCTGTGGCGGGGGCTGGCCCAGCTCGCGGTGGGCCTCACGCACTCTGCACGCGGGAACGTCAAGGGTGGGGCACTGCTGCTGCGGCGCGGGGCCGGGGCCGTCGAGGAGTGGGGGGCCGGGAGCCGACGGCGGCAGCCCTACGGTGTCGATCTGGCCGGGGTGGGGGCCTGGGCGCGGCGGCTGGCCGACGTCGTGGAGCGGGAGGGACGGGCGGTGGACGCGGAGGCCTGCGCTCCCCGGTTGCGCGGGGACCAGGCCGGGCATGCGACGGCCCGTTCCGGACAGCGGTAG
- a CDS encoding helix-turn-helix transcriptional regulator: protein MDEYPEPVHELAAGALDPRAELSEFLRTRRARLKPEDVGLPDYGRYRRVPGLRREELAQLAGVSVAYYTRLEQGNGRHVSPEVLDAIARALRLSDAEHAHLTHLAKPKQKKKPAGRAQQVRGPLRTLLDTMDGVPAILVGRRSDILVWNRMAAAVFGDWAELPAREQNWARLVFLKPEYRDLFMDWEHKASDVVSQLRMDAGSHPDDPRLSALVGELSVKSEEFRRLWATHDVKEKCHGIQRLHHPLVGELDLRLESFHQADAHEQMLVTYHAEPNSPSAEALRLLASWGADATRAGTGTSSARTA from the coding sequence ATGGACGAATACCCCGAACCGGTGCACGAGCTGGCCGCCGGCGCTCTGGACCCGCGTGCCGAGCTCAGTGAGTTCCTGCGCACCCGACGCGCCCGGCTGAAGCCGGAAGACGTGGGACTGCCGGACTACGGGCGGTACCGGCGGGTACCGGGGCTGCGCCGCGAGGAGCTCGCGCAGCTGGCCGGGGTGTCCGTGGCGTACTACACACGCCTGGAGCAGGGCAACGGACGGCACGTGTCGCCGGAGGTCCTCGACGCCATCGCCCGCGCCCTCAGGCTGAGCGACGCCGAGCACGCCCACCTCACACACCTGGCGAAGCCGAAACAGAAGAAGAAGCCGGCCGGCCGCGCCCAGCAGGTGCGGGGCCCCCTGCGGACGCTGCTGGACACCATGGACGGCGTTCCCGCGATCCTCGTGGGGCGGCGCTCGGACATCCTCGTCTGGAACCGGATGGCCGCGGCGGTCTTCGGCGACTGGGCCGAGCTGCCGGCCAGGGAGCAGAACTGGGCACGGCTGGTGTTCCTGAAGCCCGAGTACCGCGACCTGTTCATGGACTGGGAGCACAAAGCCAGCGACGTCGTCTCACAACTGCGCATGGACGCCGGCTCCCATCCCGACGACCCCCGACTGTCCGCGCTGGTGGGCGAACTCTCCGTGAAGAGCGAGGAGTTCCGGCGGCTGTGGGCCACCCACGACGTCAAGGAGAAGTGCCACGGCATCCAGCGCCTGCATCACCCGCTCGTCGGCGAACTCGATCTCCGCCTCGAGTCGTTCCACCAGGCCGACGCCCACGAACAGATGTTGGTGACCTACCACGCCGAACCGAACTCCCCGTCGGCGGAGGCTCTGCGACTGCTGGCCAGCTGGGGCGCGGATGCCACCCGGGCGGGAACGGGCACGTCGTCGGCACGCACGGCTTGA
- a CDS encoding aldehyde dehydrogenase family protein — protein sequence MSATQGIESRTHQSETAAEVVGRLRAKFNTGVTRPLDWRVDQLQRLRALLVENEQELIEALWADLRKNAAEAKMQEIDFTVADIDEALANLESWLQPRPVEVPAHFGPTTTAYTTYDPLGVVLVIAPWNFPLHLLIDPIIGALAAGNTVVAKPSEMSVHTSAVASRLLREYFDADVLTVVEGGAEETTALLAQRFDQIFYTGNGTVGRIVMAAAAKNLTPVTLELGGKSPVFVAPDADVDETAKRLVGAKFGNAGQQCIAPDYILADPATAAALVPALRAAVDAQFGPTPQTAADYGRIINERHFDRLTRLLDSGRAAVGGRHDRDDLFIAPTVLTDVDPASPVMQEEIFGPILAVVEVEDLDAAIAFINERDKPLALYAFTTSEATKSRLVNETSSGGIAWGQPVMQLLMPGLPFGGVGESGMGRYHGRYSLETFSHLKAVADVPLN from the coding sequence ATGAGCGCAACACAGGGGATCGAGTCGAGGACGCACCAGAGCGAGACGGCTGCGGAGGTGGTGGGCCGCCTTCGTGCGAAGTTCAACACCGGTGTCACCCGCCCATTGGACTGGCGCGTCGACCAGCTGCAGCGGCTGCGGGCACTGCTGGTCGAGAACGAGCAGGAACTGATCGAAGCCCTCTGGGCGGATCTGAGGAAGAACGCCGCCGAGGCGAAAATGCAGGAGATCGACTTCACCGTCGCCGACATCGACGAGGCACTGGCGAATCTCGAGAGCTGGCTTCAGCCTCGCCCGGTGGAGGTTCCCGCCCACTTCGGTCCCACGACCACGGCCTACACCACGTACGACCCGCTCGGCGTCGTTCTGGTCATCGCTCCGTGGAATTTTCCGCTGCACCTTCTCATCGACCCCATCATCGGCGCGCTGGCAGCCGGGAACACCGTGGTGGCCAAGCCGAGCGAGATGTCGGTGCACACCTCGGCGGTCGCTTCACGCCTCCTGCGCGAGTACTTCGACGCCGATGTGCTCACCGTGGTCGAGGGGGGAGCCGAGGAGACCACGGCCCTCCTGGCGCAGCGTTTCGACCAGATCTTCTACACGGGTAATGGCACGGTCGGCCGGATCGTCATGGCCGCAGCCGCCAAGAACCTCACCCCGGTCACGCTCGAACTCGGGGGCAAGTCGCCGGTCTTCGTGGCGCCGGACGCCGACGTGGACGAGACCGCGAAGCGGCTGGTCGGCGCCAAGTTCGGCAACGCGGGGCAGCAGTGCATAGCCCCCGACTACATACTGGCCGATCCTGCCACCGCCGCCGCGCTCGTCCCCGCCCTCCGCGCGGCGGTCGACGCCCAGTTCGGCCCCACTCCGCAGACCGCAGCCGACTACGGTCGGATCATCAACGAGCGGCACTTCGACCGGCTCACCCGTCTGCTGGACTCCGGCCGGGCGGCGGTGGGAGGCCGGCACGACCGTGACGACCTGTTCATCGCACCGACCGTGCTCACCGATGTCGACCCCGCATCGCCGGTCATGCAGGAAGAGATCTTCGGTCCGATCCTCGCCGTCGTCGAAGTCGAAGACCTCGATGCCGCCATCGCCTTCATCAACGAACGCGACAAGCCCCTCGCCCTCTACGCCTTCACCACCTCCGAGGCCACCAAGTCGCGCCTCGTGAACGAGACGTCCTCCGGCGGCATCGCCTGGGGCCAGCCGGTGATGCAACTGCTCATGCCCGGCCTGCCTTTCGGTGGCGTCGGCGAAAGCGGCATGGGCCGATACCACGGCCGGTACTCCCTCGAGACGTTCAGCCACCTCAAGGCCGTCGCGGACGTCCCTCTCAACTAG
- a CDS encoding alkene reductase, translating to MTTAFDPIDLSGKTLANRIAMAPMTRSRADAPAATATELMATYYAQRASAGLIITEGIQPSAGGQGYTNTPGLHSAQQVDAWRKVTEAVHAQGGTIFAQLMHTGRISHPSLLPDGLLPVAPSSVAAAGQVFTYQGPQDYVTPNELDQDDIAQTIADYADAARNAIAAGFDGVEIHGANGYLIHQFLAPNTNLRTDNWGGGAADRARFGIEVATAVAEAIGGHRTGFRISPGNPYNDIAETDPANVLETYTTLIAGLAPLDLAYLHLVESPDRDLTARLRKDWPTVFILNPFTHPETTGPGALAHIADGTADIIAFGALFLANPDLPARLTAGGPYNSPDAATFYGGDHRGYTDYPTLPADSA from the coding sequence ATGACCACCGCGTTCGACCCGATCGACCTGAGCGGCAAGACGCTCGCCAACCGCATCGCCATGGCACCGATGACCCGCAGCCGCGCGGATGCTCCCGCGGCCACGGCGACGGAGCTGATGGCCACCTATTACGCCCAGCGCGCGAGCGCCGGCCTGATCATCACCGAGGGCATCCAACCGTCGGCCGGCGGCCAGGGCTACACCAACACCCCCGGCCTGCACTCCGCCCAGCAGGTCGACGCCTGGCGGAAGGTGACCGAAGCCGTCCACGCCCAGGGCGGCACGATCTTCGCGCAGCTCATGCACACCGGCCGGATCAGCCACCCCAGCCTGCTGCCCGACGGACTCCTCCCCGTCGCCCCCTCCTCCGTCGCGGCGGCGGGCCAGGTGTTCACCTACCAGGGCCCCCAGGACTACGTCACGCCGAACGAACTGGATCAGGACGACATCGCCCAGACGATCGCCGACTACGCCGACGCCGCGCGCAACGCGATAGCCGCCGGTTTCGACGGCGTGGAGATCCACGGGGCGAACGGCTACCTGATCCACCAGTTCCTCGCCCCCAACACCAATCTGCGCACCGACAACTGGGGAGGCGGCGCCGCGGACCGGGCCCGCTTCGGGATCGAGGTCGCCACGGCCGTCGCGGAGGCGATCGGCGGCCACCGGACCGGCTTCCGTATCTCTCCCGGCAACCCCTACAACGACATCGCCGAGACCGACCCGGCCAACGTGCTGGAGACCTACACCACCCTGATCGCCGGACTCGCCCCGCTGGACCTCGCCTACCTGCACCTGGTCGAGAGCCCGGACCGCGACCTGACCGCCCGGCTGCGCAAGGACTGGCCGACGGTGTTCATCCTCAACCCCTTCACCCACCCCGAGACCACCGGCCCCGGCGCACTCGCCCACATCGCGGACGGCACCGCGGACATCATCGCCTTCGGCGCGCTGTTCCTGGCCAACCCGGACCTGCCCGCCCGCCTCACAGCCGGCGGCCCCTACAACAGCCCCGACGCGGCCACCTTCTACGGCGGCGACCACCGCGGCTACACCGACTACCCGACGCTGCCCGCCGACAGCGCGTGA
- a CDS encoding esterase/lipase family protein — MSKPVVNIWGTPPGSELAAVESAPWGAKWDLRTTTTSGTAWVFYRSPGEKVLRRPVILADGFAPEGTNVDNLYDGLENGEYPFISTLRQAGFDVILLGFADRTASVLDNAEVAIQCIMQTIGEREGEHPLTVGGFSMGGLVTRYALAKLERQKMRHETATYFSYDTPHRGAWLPLGVQAFAHYVKAHWGGVGKPLYNLYSDLINSPAAREMLRWHIATGTNTTLDVAAGQDQARTDFLDALERMGEWPQIPRLLGVANGTGTGAGNSIPADSPAMDTPGPKVAAQLRTQGQGSKTVARMRELDQAEVSINTTGFPELDGAPGGLFPELLGGASNFGVANMLANLLNGAPTQPAHNASTFVPTISAVAVADIDNHDALYSKIDPDYSHLHDFRCATTNEGHTVVTRELGEWIVNKLKDA; from the coding sequence ATGTCCAAGCCTGTCGTCAATATCTGGGGTACTCCTCCGGGGTCTGAGCTCGCCGCAGTGGAGTCCGCCCCCTGGGGCGCCAAGTGGGATCTCCGCACCACGACCACCAGCGGAACCGCCTGGGTCTTCTACAGGTCACCCGGTGAGAAGGTCCTCAGGCGGCCGGTGATCCTCGCCGACGGCTTCGCTCCGGAAGGAACCAACGTCGACAACCTGTACGACGGCCTGGAGAACGGGGAGTACCCGTTCATCTCCACGCTGCGCCAGGCCGGTTTCGACGTCATTCTGCTGGGCTTCGCCGACCGCACCGCGTCCGTCCTCGACAACGCCGAGGTCGCGATCCAGTGCATCATGCAGACGATCGGCGAGCGCGAAGGCGAGCACCCGCTGACGGTGGGCGGCTTCAGCATGGGAGGCCTGGTCACCCGCTACGCCCTGGCCAAGCTGGAGCGGCAGAAGATGCGGCACGAGACCGCCACCTACTTCTCCTACGACACCCCGCACCGCGGCGCGTGGCTGCCCCTGGGCGTCCAGGCGTTCGCCCACTACGTGAAGGCCCACTGGGGAGGCGTAGGCAAGCCGCTCTACAACCTCTACTCCGACCTGATCAACAGCCCCGCCGCACGGGAGATGCTGCGCTGGCACATCGCAACCGGGACCAACACCACTCTCGACGTCGCCGCCGGCCAGGACCAGGCACGGACCGACTTCCTGGACGCACTGGAACGGATGGGCGAGTGGCCCCAGATCCCCCGCCTGCTCGGCGTCGCCAACGGAACGGGCACCGGAGCCGGAAACAGCATCCCCGCCGACAGCCCCGCGATGGACACCCCCGGACCGAAGGTGGCCGCGCAGCTGCGTACCCAGGGCCAGGGAAGCAAGACCGTCGCCCGGATGCGGGAACTGGACCAGGCCGAGGTCTCGATCAACACCACCGGCTTCCCCGAACTCGACGGCGCCCCAGGTGGTCTCTTCCCCGAGCTCCTCGGGGGCGCTTCCAACTTCGGCGTGGCCAACATGCTGGCCAACCTTCTCAACGGCGCGCCGACGCAACCCGCGCACAACGCCTCCACCTTCGTCCCCACCATCAGCGCCGTCGCCGTCGCTGACATCGACAACCACGACGCCCTCTACAGCAAGATCGATCCCGACTACAGCCACCTCCACGACTTCCGCTGCGCCACCACCAACGAAGGCCACACCGTCGTGACCCGAGAACTCGGAGAGTGGATCGTGAACAAGCTCAAGGACGCGTAA